One Rickettsia canadensis str. McKiel genomic window, GCTTTCTATAGTTACGCCCAAAGTTCAAACAACTAGGTCAATTATTACGGGCATTATTACCTTAAAAGATACACAGGTAATTTTGTATGACACGCCTGGTATATTTGAGCCGAAAGGAACACTTGAGAAAGCGATGGTTAGATGTGCGTGGTCAAGTTTACATAGTGCGGATTTAGTTATGTTGATTATTGATAGTTTAAAACCGTTTGATGATGTAACACATAATATTTTAGATAAGCTTTGCTCACTTAACATTGTACCGGTATTTTTATTGAACAAAATAGAGATTGAATCAAAATATCTAAATAACCTTAAAGCTTTTTTAACGGAAAATCATCCTGATAGTTTGCTTTTTCCTATTTCTGCTTTATCAGGCAAAAATATTGATCGATTGCTTGAATATATAACAAGTAAAGCAAAAATCGCTCCTTGGCTTTATGCAGAAGATGATATAACGGATTTACCGATGCGTTTTATTGCAGCAGAAATTACAAGAGAACAGTTATTTTTAAATTTGCAGCAAGAACTTCCATATAAATTAACCGTGCAAACAGAAAAATGGGAAGAGCTTAAAGACAAATCCGTAAAAATTAATC contains:
- the era gene encoding GTPase Era, with translation MTKQIQKTVSVCIIGRPNSGKSTLLNRIIGEKLSIVTPKVQTTRSIITGIITLKDTQVILYDTPGIFEPKGTLEKAMVRCAWSSLHSADLVMLIIDSLKPFDDVTHNILDKLCSLNIVPVFLLNKIEIESKYLNNLKAFLTENHPDSLLFPISALSGKNIDRLLEYITSKAKIAPWLYAEDDITDLPMRFIAAEITREQLFLNLQQELPYKLTVQTEKWEELKDKSVKINQVIVVARESYKTIILGKNGSKIKEIGAKSRMQMEQFFSCPIHLFLFVKVRELWENNQEFYQYMKI